In a single window of the Metopolophium dirhodum isolate CAU chromosome 2, ASM1992520v1, whole genome shotgun sequence genome:
- the LOC132938971 gene encoding zinc finger protein 431-like gives MEKHIDIQHKNIKIETDYIQQLVSNDASIKNEMEDSNEEEFTDIGYNIDKTKHKNTNFRTVNVKKETNTIVKTEKDETVFNDCVFKNEMEIGIGIPRSLNQKKAHIINPIENCNNPNPTVGGQIHNHEKEYQCKICNKNFQDKYNLEVHISLHANIKKFNCITCGEQFFELNGLKSHLISHIDNNIKLLENQFIQECNDVGDCNSNLCNNITMLDGLKTSHPEGEDPIQKRTINKVQLEFSVEIENILLIKDCSINSNLTVGNAVDSCVPVNRKHISLDESNTASSVGKNNKMYNCAKCSSLFHDRASIIDHLKPHIDQCINCCKYIGSLTSSKYPVSSHPGTPFYFECEECYNGFYTLKSFEKYLSAQSNKKKDRPYKCDVCLKTYIHLYHFAAHQRLHKGERPYQCNICNKSFHAKFNLETHMFSHQIIKRHKCLLCSKNFLKIKFFKIHMLSHDSYIHKCNKCGKEFGSLNSLQRHQDLHSGYRPYKCIECGKSFSMNKSLTQHLKRHEGLKPYQCTLCDESCSTYFDFRCHKRLHKGEKPYKCDICEDQFTQLTDWSRHKKTHFEHKNFECNECHKKFASKTGVKNHLQTHLEKIKKHKCKVCNKNFSQNAHLYEHEKIHNDLKPYVCNICKKSFISRYNYTNHLNQHTGARPFVCDLCGKTYPAIVSLKRHKKTNHTCDICNKFYSDPKELKVHKTTHEEFKLRQYACTLCDKAFRNQPALDKHQLTHLVEKPFKCDLCSKSFINITVLEIHRRKHTGERPYKCKLCHKTYPQISSLTRHKAIVHNK, from the exons atggagaaacatatagatatacaacataaaaatattaaaattgagaCTGATTACATTCAACAATTAGTAAGTAATGATGCTAGCATTAAAAATGAGATGGAAGACAGCAATGAAGAAGAATTTACTGATATTGGATACAATATTGACAAaactaaacataaaaacactaattttag gactgttaatgttaaaaaagaaaCCAATACAATAGTTAAAACTGAAAAAGATGAAACAGTATTTAACGATTGTGTGTTTAAAAACGAAATGGAAATTGGAATTGGAATTCCAAGAAGTCTAAATCAAAAAAAGGCTCATATAATCAATCCAATAGAAAATTGTAACAATCCTAATCCCACTGTTGGTGGACAGATACACAATCATGAAAAGGAATACCAGtgcaaaatatgtaataagaaTTTTCAAgacaaatacaatttagaaGTTCACATATCACTTCATGCAAATATCAAGAAGTTTAATTGTATTACTTGTGGCGAGCAGTTTTTTGAATTGAATGGTCTTAAAAGCCATTTGATATCTCATatcgacaataatataaaattgctCGAAAATCAATTCATTCAAGAATGTAATGATGTTGGTGATTGCAACAGTAATTTATG taacaacATTACTATGCTTGATGGATTGAAGACAAGTCATCCTGAAGGCGAAGATCCAATTCAAAAGAGGACAATTAACAAAGTTCAGTTAGAGTTTTCAgtagaaattgaaaatattttattaattaaagatTGTAgtatcaattcaaatttaactgtTGGAAATGCGGTTGATTCTTGTGTTCCAGTAAATCGTAAACACATTAGTTTGGATGAATCGAACACTGCTAGTTCagttggtaaaaataataaaatgtataattgcgCAAAATGCAGTTCATTATTTCATGATCGTGCAAGTATTATAGATCATCTAAAACCTCATATCGATCAATGTATCAACTGTTGCAAGTACATCGGTAGTCTGACTTCTTCTAAATATCCTGTTAGCTCCCATCCAGGAACaccattttattttgaatgtgaAGAATGTTACAATGGATTTTATACACTCAAAAGCTTTGAGAAATATTTAAGTGCGcagagtaataaaaaaaaagacagaCCATACAAATGTGATGTTTGTCTAAaaacatatatacatttatatcactTTGCTGCTCATCAACGATTACATAAAGGTGAGAGGCCATATCagtgtaatatttgtaataaaagtTTTCACGccaaatttaatttagaaactCACATGTTTTCACATCAAATTATCAAGAGACATAAATGCTTGTTGTGTTCAAAAAACTTCCTTAAGataaagtttttcaaaatacatATGTTATCTCATGACTCATACATACATAAATGTAACAAGTGTGGAAAAGAATTTGGATCGTTGAATTCTTTGCAGAGACATCAGGATCTCCATTCTGGATACAGACCATACAAATGTATTGAATGTGGCAAGTCATTTTCAATGAATAAATCTCTCACACAACATTTAAAAAGGCATGAAGGTTTAAAACCATATCAATGTACTCTATGTGATGAGAGTTGTAGCACTTATTTTGATTTTAGGTGCCATAAAAGACTACACAAAGGTGAAAAGCCTTATAAATGTGATATCTGTGAAGATCAGTTTACTCAATTAACTGATTGGAGTAgacataaaaaaacacattttgaacataaaaattttgaatgcaACGAGTGTCATAAAAAGTTTGCTAgtaaaactggtgtcaaaaatCATTTGCAAACGCACTTAGAAaagattaaaaaacataaatgcaAAGTTTGTAACAAAAATTTCTCACAAAATGCCCATTTGTATGAACATGAAAAAATTCATAATGACCTTAAACCATATGTTTGTAACATTTGTAAAAAGAGTTTTATTTCTCGTTATAATTATACCAACCACTTAAATCAACACACTGGTGCCAGACCATTCGTGTGTGATTTATGCGGAAAAACGTATCCAGCAATTGTATCTCTGAAAAGgcacaaaaaaacaaatcatacatgtgatatttgtaataaattctaCAGTGACCCCAAAGAACTCAAGGTTCATAAGACTACTCACGAAGAATTTAAACTGAGGCAGTATGCGTGCACATTGTGTGACAAAGCATTTAGAAATCAACCAGCTTTGGACAAACATCAATTAACTCATCTAGTCGAAAAACCGTTCAAGTGCGACCTTTGTTCCAagtcttttataaatattactgttCTGGAAATTCATAGAAGAAAACATACTGGCGAAAGGCCATATAAATGCAAATTATGTCATAAGACATATCCCCAAATTAGTTCACTAACTCGACACAAAGCTAttgtacacaataaataa
- the LOC132938972 gene encoding nuclear pore complex protein Nup85, with amino-acid sequence MSKTIVYDTLSIPDPSFIDDEVRMFGSWFGMTNICIFPTKISGPSNNQNSSGDDKTERNIIHLKHKTMLFDPKVRQLVNESSGVFQELQINVDDPTKATDALYYSRKYRAILSTCILAIDRNNLDKSNETYNQYKMLLHNLQLIWHLCEVLYLVTVPGDTILNNLLDWIKIHYENAENQASVITENKIAYLTDEHVEEKFTFYWDTVIGLVLQGNIDTAKMLLSNHSQSDTEPFIHAIKIFKSMPTYSVYGGLPIAEYTSRFKGWQSSAKSKLECGIFLSDSNLNDVMKIICGDPDSTSLIRSHCSTWFQFLVAQLIYTDPTVKKHSLSLYAHRSVAKYYEESEYNHMDTLALDLFDGDLEGFVKKLKSYPDSGWSSTHLTNLLHLCDKIEPEFDMSEVVENTNPNEQYLLDYGTFLMTHHSLWQAGITYLDYCSAVGKDHLSMLLSKLEITSDLRVSKILHYATARRLHNVVSSVCKVKGMLSLQKSRIGEALCWAIRGQDSAFATHLGDLYLKEYVKGGSFACPDILDNLGSIVVTCDRFMFIGKYIQFLKLAMGNKLNEAALLYIELLRSNICPNYFRLTLLLDVLMFIDNSNECYFNIADMSLITMRLDDAITEWNEDNESDNQYLLSKVFNIRQGIVKLVSISLIRKKMIV; translated from the exons ATGAGTAAAACTATAGTTTATGATACTTTG TCCATTCCCGATCCATCATTTATTGATGATGAAGTTAGGATGTTTGGTTCATGGTTTGGAATgactaatatttgtatatttccaACCAAAATTTCTGGACCATCCAACAATCAAAATTCATCTGGTGATGATAAAACTGAACGGAACATCATACATCTGAAACATAAAACAATGCTATTTGATCCTAAAGTAAGACAACTGGTAAATGAGTCAAGCGGAGTGTTCCAAGAATTACAAATCAACGTGGACGACCCAACCAAGGCAACTGATGCTTTGTACTATAGTAGAAAATACAG ggcGATATTGTCGACTTGTATATTAGCAATTGACCGAAACAACTTGGACAAATCAAATGAAAcgtataaccaatataaaatgttgCTGCACAATCTTCAACTCATATGGCATCTGTGTGAAGTACTTTACCTTGTGACTGTTCCtg gtGATACTATTTTAAACAATCTTTTAGATTGGATTAAAATTCATTATGAAAATGCTGAAAACCAAGCATCAGtaattacagaaaataaaattgctTATTTAACTGATGAACATGTAGAAGAAAAGTTTACTTTTTATTGGGATACTGTTATTGGACTAGTATTACAAGGAAACATTGACACGGCCAAAATGTTATTGTCCAACCACTCTCAAAGTGACACTGAACCATTTATTcatgcaataaaaatatttaaatctatgcCTACCTATAGT GTATATGGTGGCCTGCCAATTGCAGAATATACATCTAGATTCAAGGGCTGGCAATCAAGTGCAAAATCCAAATTAGAATGTGGTATATTCTTATCAGATTCAAATCTCAATGATGTTATGAAG attaTTTGTGGAGACCCGGATTCTACAAGTTTGATCCGCAGTCACTGTTCAACATGGTTTCAATTTCTTGTCGCTCAACTTATATATACAGATCCAACTGTAAAAAAACATAGCTTAAGCTTATATGCTCATCGTAGTGTTGctaaatattatgaagaatCTGAGTATAATCATATGGATACACTTGCTTTAGATTTGTTTGATGGAGATTTAGAAGGG tttgtaaaaaaactaaaatcctaTCCTGATTCTGGATGGTCATCTACTCATTTGACTAATTTGTTACATCTGTGTGATAAAATTGAACCAGAGTTTGACATGTCTGAAGTAGT aGAAAACACAAATCCAAATGAACAGTATCTCCTTGATTATGGAACATTTCTCATGACTCATCACTCATTGTGGCAAGCTGGTATTACTTACTTAGATTACTGTTCAGCTGTAGGTAAAGACCATCTATCAATGTTGTTGTCAAAGTTAGAAATAACATCAGATTTGAGAGTGtcaaaaattttacattatgcAACGGCCAGGCGTTTACATAATGTTG tttcTAGTGTTTGTAAAGTGAAAGGAATGCTAAGCTTACAAAAATCAAGAATTGGTGAAGCTCTGTGTTGGGCAATAAGAGGGCAAGACAGCGCTTTTGCCACACATTTAGGTGATCTATATTTGAAAGAATATGTTAAAGGTGGATCCTTTGCTTGTCCAGATATACTGGACAATTTAGGATCAATTGTTGTCACCTGTGATCGTTTTATGTTTattg ggaagTATATACAATTTCTTAAACTCGCTATGGGTAATAAACTCAATGAGGCCGCATTATTGTACATAGAACTCTTAAGATCTAATATTTGTCCAAATTA ttttagaCTAACATTATTACTGGATGTTCTAATGTTCATCGACAACAGTAATGAGTGTTACTTTAATATCGCTGACATGTCTCTAATTACAATGCGCTTGGATGATGCCATTACAGAATGGAATGAAGATAATGAATCTGACAATCAGTATTTATTAAGCAAAGTGTTTAATATTCGTCAAGGTATTGTTAAACTAGTGTCTATCagtttaataagaaaaaaaatgattgtgtaa